A region of Paractinoplanes abujensis DNA encodes the following proteins:
- a CDS encoding carbonic anhydrase: MFSDQKSAWNKLLDGNRRWLDDRSTGAGNRGADRRAALSQSQAPFALVVGCADSRVPAEILFDQGLGDLFVVRTAGHVVDSAALGSVEYAVGMLGVSLIVVLGHEGCGAVAAATGVVDNAAVPAGYVRDIAERIAPDVLRARHDGATTPDEIGARHSLYTLDLLRERSSVVDNAIRSGAVEAVAAQYCLSTGAVTEIRAAVPAAA, from the coding sequence ATGTTCTCTGACCAGAAGTCCGCCTGGAACAAACTGCTCGACGGCAACCGTCGCTGGCTCGACGACCGCAGCACCGGCGCCGGCAACCGTGGTGCCGACCGCCGCGCCGCGCTCAGCCAGTCGCAGGCGCCGTTCGCCCTCGTCGTCGGCTGCGCCGACTCCCGGGTGCCGGCCGAGATCCTGTTCGACCAGGGCCTCGGTGACCTGTTCGTGGTGCGCACGGCCGGTCACGTCGTCGACTCGGCCGCCCTGGGCTCGGTCGAGTACGCCGTCGGCATGCTCGGCGTCTCCCTGATCGTCGTGCTCGGCCACGAGGGCTGCGGCGCCGTGGCCGCGGCGACCGGGGTCGTCGACAACGCCGCTGTCCCGGCCGGTTACGTCCGCGACATCGCCGAGCGCATCGCGCCCGACGTGCTGCGGGCCCGCCACGACGGCGCCACGACCCCCGACGAGATCGGCGCCCGGCACTCGCTCTACACCCTGGACCTGCTGCGCGAGCGTTCGTCCGTCGTGGACAACGCCATCCGCAGCGGTGCGGTCGAGGCGGTGGCGGCCCAGTACTGCCTGAGCACCGGCGCCGTCACCGAGATCCGCGCGGCGGTGCCCGCAGCGGCCTGA
- a CDS encoding sensor domain-containing protein encodes MTATLLQTRPTTRRIWPRVAADTRYVLTGLPLAVASFTVCLTVATAGLTLALVWVGLPLLVVAATLARGFATSERARLSGLGERLPAPAYGESRRVLAVLTDRQSWRDLTHAILRFIPSTFSSALVLSWWAGVIGSATFAVWGWSLPDGPHDSDLPQLLGLGESYLVAVGFYAVVALVLTATLPIVTRFAARLEAGFARALL; translated from the coding sequence ATGACCGCCACCCTGCTCCAGACGCGTCCGACCACCCGCCGGATCTGGCCCCGCGTGGCCGCCGACACCCGTTACGTCCTGACCGGACTCCCGCTGGCCGTGGCCTCCTTCACGGTCTGCCTGACCGTCGCCACAGCCGGCCTGACCCTGGCCCTGGTCTGGGTCGGCCTGCCCCTGCTGGTCGTGGCGGCGACACTGGCCCGCGGCTTCGCCACCTCGGAGCGGGCCCGCCTGTCCGGTCTGGGCGAGCGGCTGCCCGCCCCCGCCTACGGCGAAAGCCGCCGCGTGCTCGCGGTGCTCACCGATCGGCAGTCGTGGCGCGATCTGACACACGCGATCCTGCGCTTCATCCCCAGCACGTTCTCGTCGGCGCTGGTGCTCAGCTGGTGGGCCGGCGTAATCGGCAGCGCCACGTTCGCCGTGTGGGGCTGGTCGCTGCCCGACGGCCCGCACGACTCCGACCTGCCGCAGCTGCTCGGGCTGGGCGAGTCCTACCTCGTGGCCGTCGGCTTCTACGCGGTGGTGGCCCTGGTCCTGACGGCCACCCTGCCGATCGTGACCCGTTTCGCGGCCCGCCTGGAGGCCGGCTTCGCCCGCGCCCTGCTCTAG
- a CDS encoding methyl-accepting chemotaxis protein translates to MRFPLVSPSAIAELARYAVGQAVETAAAVATVPVRVISVLGQTELLVSRVTMLADEAESLIHRVSVVVDAAEATVTEARTIAAAASDVVGQAVAISARADLVVGTAEQVSARADAVVGSAEEISSRAGTVVGSAEEISSRAGTVVGSAEEISSRAGVVVGHAETISERAGKVVVRAVGVSDAAEGVVGRAAEVSGRAEGVVDQAEAAAKEATRLLGAYSETLLKAAPLAQRFINELSPQEVTAAIRMIDQLPALRAHLVDDVMPLLGKLDQVGPDLHKLLEVTEDLHLAIAGLPGLKLLRRRGEERVEEESR, encoded by the coding sequence ATGCGCTTCCCGTTGGTGTCACCGTCCGCGATCGCCGAACTCGCCCGTTACGCCGTGGGGCAGGCGGTCGAGACCGCGGCCGCGGTGGCCACCGTGCCCGTCCGGGTGATCAGTGTCCTGGGCCAGACGGAGCTGCTGGTGAGCCGGGTCACGATGCTCGCCGACGAGGCCGAGTCCCTGATCCACCGGGTGTCCGTGGTCGTCGACGCGGCCGAGGCCACGGTCACCGAGGCCCGCACGATCGCGGCAGCCGCCTCCGACGTCGTGGGCCAGGCGGTGGCGATCAGCGCCCGCGCCGACCTCGTGGTGGGCACGGCCGAGCAGGTCAGCGCCCGCGCCGACGCCGTGGTGGGCAGCGCCGAAGAGATCAGCTCCCGCGCCGGCACCGTGGTCGGCAGCGCTGAGGAGATCAGCTCTCGCGCCGGCACGGTGGTCGGCAGCGCTGAGGAGATCAGCTCCCGCGCCGGCGTGGTCGTCGGCCACGCCGAGACGATCAGTGAGCGGGCCGGCAAGGTCGTGGTCCGCGCCGTCGGGGTGTCGGATGCGGCCGAGGGTGTCGTGGGCCGGGCAGCCGAGGTCAGCGGGCGCGCCGAAGGCGTCGTCGACCAGGCCGAGGCGGCCGCCAAGGAGGCCACCCGGCTGCTGGGGGCGTACTCGGAAACGCTTCTGAAGGCGGCCCCGCTGGCCCAGCGCTTCATCAACGAGTTGTCGCCGCAGGAGGTCACCGCGGCCATCCGCATGATCGACCAGCTCCCGGCGCTGCGTGCGCACCTGGTCGACGACGTGATGCCGCTGCTCGGCAAGCTCGACCAGGTCGGCCCCGACCTGCACAAGCTGCTCGAGGTGACCGAGGACCTGCACCTGGCCATCGCCGGTCTGCCCGGCCTCAAGCTGCTGCGCCGCCGCGGCGAGGAGCGGGTCGAGGAGGAGTCCCGCTAG
- a CDS encoding DinB family protein, translating to MDHPHLHPPERETLEQFLDQHREMTVAALDGLGDEQAAARLLPATAMTIGGIVKHLAHMEDLWFTRTLLGAAWPPPWEAVRDDETWAWASARDDSVAELRALYRAACERSRAAVASFGDRDVRAALPSFGKVPVSLRWMIVQMIRETAQHRGHLDLMLDVVRRA from the coding sequence ATGGACCATCCGCATCTGCACCCGCCGGAGCGGGAGACGCTGGAGCAGTTCCTCGATCAGCACCGCGAGATGACGGTGGCGGCGCTCGACGGGCTGGGGGACGAGCAGGCGGCCGCGCGGCTGTTGCCGGCCACCGCGATGACCATCGGTGGGATCGTCAAGCACCTCGCGCACATGGAGGATCTCTGGTTCACCCGCACACTGCTCGGGGCCGCCTGGCCGCCGCCGTGGGAGGCGGTGCGCGACGACGAGACCTGGGCCTGGGCGTCGGCCCGCGACGACTCGGTGGCGGAGTTGCGGGCCCTCTATCGCGCGGCCTGCGAGCGCAGCCGGGCAGCGGTGGCGTCGTTCGGCGATCGGGACGTGCGGGCGGCGCTGCCGTCGTTCGGGAAGGTGCCGGTCAGCCTGCGCTGGATGATCGTGCAGATGATCCGCGAGACCGCCCAGCACCGCGGTCACCTCGACCTGATGCTGGACGTCGTGCGCCGGGCCTAG
- a CDS encoding class A beta-lactamase-related serine hydrolase: MAGVRRTRNWIVAIAAVGVLGGAGLVGVGMMRDNSASSPLGTFSDAANAAPAPASTGSARVRAQAAPAPTGPSAAQLAAQERAKRVKALDAALKKYAAGAPEFSVAVLDRRTGQRYAFRGSEKYETASVVKVQVLACLLLKAQDAGRDLTATELSLAKRMIRLSDNDATTSLFAKLGRASGLGACNKRLGLTQTKVNSAWGLTRTTVNDQVRLLSELVDTTGPLDAGSRQVAYTLMSTVDDSQDWGVPAVARSGEKFTVKNGWLARSTENYRWIINSVGRVTGPGTDISIAVLSHDNGTMSGGITSVQKVAKLTRQHLKY, translated from the coding sequence ATGGCAGGCGTGCGACGTACGCGGAACTGGATCGTGGCCATCGCGGCGGTGGGGGTCCTCGGAGGTGCGGGGTTGGTCGGCGTGGGCATGATGCGCGACAACTCCGCGAGCAGCCCGCTCGGGACCTTCAGCGATGCGGCCAACGCGGCCCCGGCGCCGGCCTCGACCGGTTCGGCTCGCGTGCGCGCTCAGGCGGCCCCTGCGCCGACCGGCCCCTCGGCGGCCCAGCTGGCGGCTCAGGAACGCGCCAAGCGGGTCAAGGCCCTCGACGCCGCGCTCAAGAAGTACGCCGCCGGCGCCCCCGAGTTCTCGGTGGCCGTGCTCGACCGCCGCACCGGTCAGCGCTACGCGTTCCGGGGCAGCGAGAAGTACGAGACCGCCAGCGTCGTCAAGGTCCAGGTGCTCGCGTGTCTGCTGCTCAAGGCCCAGGACGCCGGCCGTGACCTCACCGCGACCGAGTTGTCCCTGGCCAAGCGGATGATCCGGCTCAGCGACAACGACGCCACCACGTCCCTTTTCGCCAAGCTGGGCCGGGCGAGCGGCCTGGGCGCCTGCAACAAGCGGCTCGGCCTCACCCAGACCAAGGTCAACAGCGCCTGGGGCCTCACCCGCACCACCGTCAACGACCAGGTCCGGCTGCTGTCCGAGCTGGTCGACACGACCGGCCCGCTCGACGCGGGCTCGCGCCAGGTGGCTTACACGCTGATGAGCACGGTCGACGACAGCCAGGACTGGGGCGTGCCCGCCGTGGCCAGGAGCGGCGAGAAGTTCACCGTCAAGAACGGCTGGCTGGCCCGCTCGACCGAGAACTACCGCTGGATCATCAATTCGGTCGGTCGCGTCACGGGCCCCGGCACGGACATCTCGATCGCGGTGTTGTCCCACGACAACGGCACGATGTCGGGCGGCATCACCTCGGTGCAGAAGGTCGCCAAGCTCACCCGCCAGCACCTGAAGTATTAG
- a CDS encoding molybdopterin-dependent oxidoreductase, giving the protein MEWTSSSHWGAFRVSRTAEGGLDVVPRPGDPEPAPLLGNIAGAQRHRSRVARPAIRRRSQGRGYDSYEEVAWDDALDLVAEALHDTRTTHGHNAIFGGSYGWASAGRFHHAQSQLHRFLALGGGYTRSRNTYSFGASEVVLPHIVGRRGAYGVLSQGTDWPVVAAHTDLIVAFGGLRRSTRYVTPGGRATNKSYPGRMRGRVVSISPLRDDRPGPEGEWLPIRPGTDVALMLALAHQLVADGQADLDFLARFTVGGERFLESVQTRTPEWAAGVCGIGKSAIVELARRMAAGRTFITVSWSLQRAPNGEQPMWAGLALAAVLGQIGLPGGGFGHGYGSTGGVGGGRLPYGLPAFPQVMNPVTDFIPVARIADMLLHPGEPFDYDGGGYTYPDAKLVYWAGGNPFHHHQDLTRLRRAFQRPRTVIVHEPFWTATARHADIVLPVTTTLERDDLGISHGDTHLIAMKQADEPYEQARDEYDIFAALAGRLGYADAFTQGRTSGQWLRHLYDRWRAEPKKPFDEFWADGEMATPDRREDTVLFSEFRAGKPLDTPSGRIELFSATVAGFGYPECPGHPVWIAPREPASGELVLICNQPGTRLHSQLDMGAFSQAGKRSGREPVRLNPADAAARGITEGDVVRLHNERGSVLAGAVLSDDCTPGVAQLSTGAWWDASAPDVATCVHGNPNALTTDIGTSRLAQGCTGQLTWVEITRLDGPVPPVRAYDPPVRS; this is encoded by the coding sequence ATGGAGTGGACCAGCAGCTCGCACTGGGGTGCGTTCCGAGTCTCCCGTACGGCTGAGGGTGGCCTCGACGTCGTCCCGCGGCCCGGCGACCCCGAACCGGCGCCGCTGCTCGGCAACATCGCCGGGGCGCAGCGGCATCGGTCCCGGGTGGCCCGGCCCGCGATCCGCCGGCGCTCGCAGGGCCGCGGTTACGACTCGTACGAGGAGGTCGCCTGGGACGACGCGCTCGATCTGGTCGCCGAAGCCCTGCACGACACCCGGACGACGCATGGCCACAACGCGATCTTCGGCGGCTCCTACGGCTGGGCCAGCGCCGGCCGGTTTCATCACGCGCAGTCGCAGCTGCACCGGTTCCTGGCCCTGGGTGGCGGCTACACGCGGTCGCGCAACACCTACAGCTTCGGCGCCTCCGAGGTCGTGCTGCCGCACATCGTGGGGCGCCGGGGTGCGTACGGGGTCCTCTCGCAGGGCACGGACTGGCCGGTCGTCGCGGCGCACACCGACCTGATCGTGGCCTTCGGCGGCCTGCGCCGCAGCACGAGGTACGTGACACCGGGCGGCCGCGCCACCAACAAGTCCTATCCGGGCCGGATGCGGGGCCGGGTCGTCTCGATCTCGCCGTTGCGCGACGACCGGCCGGGGCCCGAAGGGGAGTGGCTCCCGATCCGGCCCGGCACCGACGTGGCGCTGATGCTCGCCCTGGCCCATCAGCTGGTCGCCGACGGCCAGGCCGACCTCGACTTCCTCGCCCGCTTCACCGTGGGTGGCGAACGGTTCCTGGAGTCGGTGCAGACCCGGACGCCGGAGTGGGCCGCGGGCGTCTGCGGCATCGGAAAATCCGCGATCGTCGAGCTGGCCCGGCGGATGGCCGCCGGCCGCACGTTCATCACGGTCAGCTGGTCGCTGCAACGGGCCCCCAACGGCGAACAGCCCATGTGGGCGGGCCTGGCGCTGGCCGCCGTGCTCGGTCAGATCGGCCTGCCCGGCGGCGGTTTCGGTCACGGCTACGGCTCGACCGGCGGCGTCGGCGGCGGCCGTCTCCCGTACGGGCTCCCGGCCTTTCCCCAGGTGATGAACCCGGTCACCGACTTCATCCCGGTCGCCCGCATCGCCGACATGCTGCTGCACCCGGGCGAGCCGTTCGACTACGACGGCGGCGGCTACACCTACCCCGACGCCAAGCTCGTCTACTGGGCCGGCGGCAACCCGTTCCACCACCACCAGGACCTGACCCGGCTGCGCCGCGCGTTCCAGCGGCCCCGCACGGTGATCGTGCACGAGCCGTTCTGGACGGCGACCGCCCGGCACGCCGACATCGTGCTGCCGGTCACGACCACGCTGGAACGTGACGACCTGGGGATCAGCCACGGCGACACACACCTGATCGCCATGAAACAGGCGGACGAGCCGTACGAGCAGGCCCGCGACGAGTACGACATCTTCGCCGCGCTGGCCGGGCGGCTGGGCTACGCCGACGCCTTCACCCAGGGCCGCACGAGCGGGCAGTGGCTGCGGCACCTGTACGACCGGTGGCGCGCGGAGCCGAAGAAGCCGTTCGACGAGTTCTGGGCGGACGGCGAGATGGCGACCCCGGACCGGCGCGAGGACACGGTGCTGTTCTCCGAATTCCGGGCGGGCAAGCCGCTGGACACGCCGAGCGGGCGGATCGAGCTGTTCTCGGCGACGGTGGCCGGCTTCGGTTACCCCGAGTGCCCGGGTCACCCGGTGTGGATCGCCCCGCGCGAACCGGCGTCCGGGGAGCTCGTCTTGATCTGCAATCAGCCCGGCACCCGCCTGCACTCGCAGCTTGACATGGGCGCGTTCTCGCAGGCGGGGAAGCGGTCGGGGCGCGAGCCGGTGCGGCTGAACCCGGCCGACGCGGCGGCGCGCGGCATCACCGAGGGTGACGTCGTGCGGCTGCACAACGAGCGCGGCAGCGTGCTGGCGGGGGCGGTGCTCAGCGACGACTGCACGCCCGGTGTAGCGCAACTCTCCACCGGCGCCTGGTGGGACGCGTCGGCGCCGGACGTGGCGACCTGCGTGCACGGCAATCCGAACGCGCTGACCACCGACATCGGCACGTCGCGGCTGGCTCAGGGCTGCACGGGCCAGCTGACCTGGGTGGAAATCACCCGGTTGGACGGTCCGGTTCCACCCGTCCGTGCGTACGACCCGCCGGTGAGGTCTTAA
- a CDS encoding winged helix-turn-helix domain-containing protein: protein MSALAVAHPAVPRRRLRPVPDLEESPVTVTISVTGTGAGRERVVAALRDLVDAAGQAVRVTVADPVEPGGLRLDPGARTAMRDGQPLDLSRLEYDLLLFLARHPRQVFSRSQLLAQVWGHTHTTNRTVDVHVSRLRTKLSDPEVVTTVYGLGYRLADDCGVTVVER from the coding sequence ATGTCCGCGCTCGCCGTAGCTCACCCAGCCGTCCCACGACGCCGGCTCCGCCCCGTGCCCGACCTCGAAGAATCGCCCGTCACCGTGACCATCAGCGTCACCGGCACCGGGGCGGGCCGGGAGCGGGTGGTCGCCGCGCTGCGCGACCTGGTCGACGCGGCGGGTCAGGCCGTCCGGGTGACTGTCGCCGATCCCGTCGAGCCGGGTGGGCTGCGGCTCGACCCCGGCGCTCGTACCGCCATGCGGGACGGGCAGCCGCTCGATCTGAGCCGCCTCGAGTACGACCTGCTGCTGTTCCTGGCCCGGCACCCGCGCCAGGTGTTCAGCCGCAGCCAGCTGCTGGCGCAGGTGTGGGGGCACACGCACACCACCAACCGCACGGTCGACGTGCACGTCAGCCGGCTGCGCACCAAGCTGAGCGACCCCGAGGTCGTCACGACCGTCTACGGGCTCGGTTACCGGCTGGCCGACGACTGCGGCGTGACGGTGGTCGAGCGGTGA
- a CDS encoding S1 family peptidase gives MLVGTGLAASPASAAPAGDPSFAPSALATKLDAQYGVNAAGSYIDDAGKVVVNVTDAATAKSVKAAGATPRFVTRTGAQLAAADNALKSSLKTPGTAFAIDPVSNQVVVEVDSSVTGASLAAVEATVAKLGDSARIEKTAGTLSTKISGGDAIYAGGGRCSLGFNVRSGSTYYFLTAGHCTNIGATWTNGSATLGTRSGTSFPGNDYGIVRYTNTSITKSGTVGSQEITSAGTPAVGATVTRRGSTTGIRSGRVTALNSTVNYAEGSVSGLIRTTVCAQPGDSGGPLYSGTTALGLTSGGSGNCTSGGTTYFQPVTEPLSVYGVQVF, from the coding sequence ATGCTCGTCGGCACCGGACTTGCCGCGTCACCCGCCTCGGCCGCCCCTGCCGGAGACCCCTCGTTCGCCCCCTCGGCCCTGGCCACCAAGCTCGACGCCCAGTACGGCGTGAACGCGGCCGGCTCGTACATCGACGACGCCGGCAAGGTCGTCGTCAACGTCACCGACGCCGCCACGGCCAAGTCGGTCAAGGCCGCCGGCGCGACCCCGCGCTTCGTGACGCGTACCGGGGCCCAGCTGGCCGCCGCGGACAACGCCCTGAAGAGCTCGCTCAAGACCCCCGGCACCGCGTTCGCGATCGACCCGGTCAGCAACCAGGTCGTCGTCGAGGTGGACAGCTCGGTCACCGGGGCCTCCCTGGCCGCCGTCGAGGCCACCGTGGCCAAGCTCGGCGACAGCGCCCGCATCGAGAAGACCGCGGGCACGCTGAGCACCAAGATCAGCGGTGGCGACGCCATCTACGCCGGTGGCGGCCGGTGCTCGCTGGGCTTCAACGTGCGCTCCGGCAGCACCTACTACTTCCTCACCGCCGGTCACTGCACCAACATCGGCGCCACCTGGACGAACGGCTCGGCCACGCTGGGCACCCGCTCGGGCACCAGCTTCCCGGGCAACGACTACGGCATCGTCCGGTACACCAACACGTCGATCACCAAGAGCGGCACGGTCGGCTCCCAGGAGATCACCTCGGCCGGCACCCCGGCCGTCGGCGCCACGGTCACCCGCCGCGGCTCCACCACCGGCATCCGTTCGGGCCGGGTCACCGCCCTCAACAGCACCGTCAACTACGCCGAGGGCTCCGTCTCCGGCCTGATCCGCACCACCGTCTGCGCCCAGCCCGGTGACAGCGGCGGCCCGCTCTACTCCGGCACGACGGCCCTCGGCCTGACCTCCGGCGGCAGCGGCAACTGCACCTCCGGCGGCACCACGTACTTCCAGCCGGTCACCGAGCCCCTGAGCGTCTACGGCGTCCAGGTCTTCTGA
- a CDS encoding FAD/NAD(P)-binding protein, whose protein sequence is MTTVAVVGGGCAGVLATRELLSNTDDRVVLIEPDEPGGGLAYGSARPWHLLNSRAGAMSADPRDLGHFARWAGCSPDEFRPRAEYGQYLRDVFADTSDKSGTRLEVRRSRASGLTAAGVLLADGREVRAERVVVATGNPAPAQPAARPDHPDYIADPWAKGALEAIPSDVPVLLVGAGLTAIDVALTLTEGDRDAPITAVSRRGQLPLTHTEVAAPPVGLALDDCATLRDIVRAVRAEAARAGDWRAVVDGLRPYLDQLWTAFTPDEQDAFLRHLARPWECHRHRMAPAVGARVAALREEGRLEVRAGGVRSMIAPPAGGLLVELEAGVQWFGAVVNCAGPGRLPAAAGSFVGNLLDAGQARVGPHGLGLDIDASGRLIGADGRAQPDRWLIGPLRRGAKWETTAVPEIRAQAHNLAIPVG, encoded by the coding sequence GTGACGACGGTCGCCGTCGTGGGGGGTGGCTGTGCCGGCGTGCTGGCCACCCGGGAGCTGCTGAGCAACACCGACGACCGGGTGGTGCTGATCGAGCCGGACGAGCCGGGCGGGGGCCTGGCGTACGGGTCGGCGCGGCCGTGGCATCTGCTCAACTCGCGGGCCGGGGCGATGAGTGCCGACCCGCGCGACTTGGGACATTTCGCCAGGTGGGCGGGTTGCTCGCCGGACGAGTTCCGCCCCCGGGCGGAATACGGGCAGTATCTACGAGACGTCTTCGCTGATACTTCCGACAAGTCGGGAACGCGCCTGGAGGTGCGGCGGTCGCGCGCGTCAGGTCTCACGGCCGCCGGTGTGTTGCTGGCCGACGGTCGCGAGGTGAGGGCCGAACGCGTCGTGGTGGCGACCGGCAACCCCGCCCCCGCCCAGCCGGCGGCCCGCCCCGACCACCCCGACTACATCGCCGACCCGTGGGCCAAAGGCGCGCTCGAGGCGATCCCCTCCGACGTGCCGGTGCTGCTCGTCGGGGCCGGGCTGACCGCGATCGACGTGGCACTGACACTCACCGAGGGTGACCGGGACGCGCCGATCACCGCGGTCAGCCGCCGGGGCCAATTGCCGCTGACCCATACCGAGGTGGCCGCGCCGCCGGTCGGGCTGGCGCTCGACGACTGCGCGACGCTGCGCGACATCGTCCGGGCGGTGCGCGCCGAGGCGGCCCGGGCCGGGGACTGGCGCGCGGTGGTCGACGGCCTGCGCCCGTATCTGGATCAGCTCTGGACCGCGTTCACGCCCGACGAGCAGGACGCGTTCCTGCGGCATCTGGCCCGTCCGTGGGAGTGTCACCGGCACCGGATGGCCCCCGCGGTCGGCGCCCGCGTGGCCGCTCTGCGCGAGGAGGGCCGCCTGGAGGTGCGGGCCGGTGGGGTCCGCTCGATGATCGCCCCGCCCGCCGGTGGACTGCTGGTCGAGCTGGAGGCGGGGGTGCAGTGGTTCGGCGCGGTCGTGAACTGTGCCGGTCCAGGCCGGCTGCCCGCCGCGGCCGGGTCGTTCGTGGGCAACCTGCTCGACGCCGGTCAGGCCCGGGTCGGCCCGCACGGGCTGGGACTCGACATCGACGCGTCGGGCCGGTTGATCGGCGCCGACGGGCGGGCGCAGCCGGACCGCTGGCTGATCGGGCCGCTGCGCCGGGGGGCCAAGTGGGAGACCACCGCCGTGCCCGAGATCCGCGCTCAGGCCCATAACCTCGCCATCCCGGTTGGATAA
- a CDS encoding methyl-accepting chemotaxis protein gives MAALGQASAEINAVVQSIQSIAAQTKLLALNATIEAARAGESGKGFAVVAGEVKELSTETERATDEVSDKVNAIQARVDAVTASLAEIHNSVQEINNTQRLISGVLTEQVATTGAILN, from the coding sequence GTGGCCGCGCTCGGCCAGGCCAGCGCCGAGATCAACGCCGTCGTGCAGAGCATCCAGTCCATCGCGGCCCAGACCAAGCTGCTGGCCCTGAACGCGACCATCGAGGCGGCCCGGGCCGGCGAGTCCGGCAAGGGCTTCGCCGTCGTGGCCGGCGAGGTCAAGGAGCTGTCGACCGAGACCGAGCGGGCCACCGACGAGGTCAGCGACAAGGTCAACGCCATCCAGGCCCGCGTCGACGCGGTCACAGCCTCGCTGGCCGAGATCCACAACTCCGTTCAGGAGATCAACAACACCCAGCGACTCATCAGCGGTGTCCTGACCGAACAGGTCGCCACCACCGGCGCCATCCTCAACTGA
- a CDS encoding NADPH-dependent FMN reductase, whose amino-acid sequence MTQYVVVSGNPRSGSRTSALAIAVGTALAAPEAPRVIEVGDLGPGLLTPGDEATAAAVTALREADVLVVATPTYKGSYTGLLKVLLDQLPAQALAGKRAVPVVTAGVPPQAAAAEALLRQLLTELGADVAAGLPVVESDLPETAAIAEKYAATFSESTGS is encoded by the coding sequence ATGACTCAGTATGTCGTCGTATCCGGCAACCCCCGCTCCGGCTCCCGCACCTCGGCCCTGGCCATCGCCGTGGGCACCGCCCTGGCCGCCCCGGAGGCGCCGCGGGTCATCGAGGTCGGCGATCTCGGCCCCGGCCTGCTCACCCCGGGCGACGAGGCCACCGCGGCCGCCGTGACCGCGCTCCGCGAGGCCGACGTGCTCGTGGTGGCCACCCCCACCTACAAGGGCAGCTACACCGGCCTCCTCAAGGTGCTGCTCGACCAGCTGCCGGCCCAGGCGCTGGCCGGCAAGCGGGCCGTGCCGGTGGTCACCGCGGGCGTCCCCCCGCAGGCCGCGGCGGCCGAGGCACTGCTGCGGCAGTTGCTGACCGAGCTGGGCGCCGACGTCGCCGCGGGCCTGCCGGTGGTGGAGTCCGACCTGCCGGAAACGGCGGCGATCGCGGAGAAGTACGCGGCCACCTTCAGCGAATCCACAGGTTCATGA
- a CDS encoding DedA family protein, giving the protein MIATLGALAWLFAVVAFGAILPVVPTGAAVSGAAALAFHEHHPLTIVFVIAAGAAGAYVGDLVMYAMCRFGGEKLARRLRWLRDEEHLVAVKEKLGRSQIPVLLVSRLIPGGRVPVLLAAAFLGMPWRTFVVANAPACALWAVVYAAVGVAGGSIFPEPWEGVVAAVLLILIVNQTISWISKRREARATAAEPNTSGAGG; this is encoded by the coding sequence GTGATCGCCACCCTGGGCGCGCTGGCCTGGTTGTTCGCGGTGGTGGCGTTCGGCGCCATCCTGCCGGTCGTGCCGACCGGGGCCGCGGTCAGCGGTGCGGCCGCCCTGGCCTTCCACGAACACCACCCGTTGACCATCGTCTTCGTGATCGCGGCGGGTGCCGCCGGGGCGTACGTGGGCGACCTGGTGATGTACGCGATGTGCCGGTTCGGCGGCGAGAAACTGGCCCGGCGCCTGCGCTGGCTACGCGACGAGGAACACCTGGTCGCGGTGAAGGAGAAGCTGGGCCGCAGCCAGATCCCGGTGCTGCTGGTCTCCCGGCTGATCCCCGGCGGCCGCGTGCCGGTGCTGCTGGCGGCGGCCTTCCTGGGCATGCCGTGGCGCACCTTCGTGGTGGCCAACGCCCCGGCCTGCGCCCTGTGGGCAGTCGTCTACGCCGCCGTCGGGGTGGCCGGCGGCTCGATCTTCCCCGAGCCGTGGGAGGGCGTGGTGGCGGCCGTCCTGCTGATCCTGATCGTCAACCAGACGATCTCGTGGATCAGCAAGCGCCGCGAGGCCCGCGCGACGGCGGCCGAGCCTAATACTTCAGGTGCTGGCGGGTGA